In Oreochromis niloticus isolate F11D_XX linkage group LG5, O_niloticus_UMD_NMBU, whole genome shotgun sequence, a single window of DNA contains:
- the LOC100701441 gene encoding calmodulin-binding transcription activator 1 isoform X3: MAAENKPEGLKKIRNPERMVRIAVGYTGHTPPKSDDTDANNEPGQLKIYLPKKLLECLPKCSSLPKERHRWNTNEEIAAYLITFEKHDEWLTTSPKTRPQNGSMILYNRKKVKYRKDGYCWKKRKDGKTTREDHMKLKVQGVECLYGCYVHSSIIPTFHRRCYWLLQNPDIVLVHYLNVPAVDDSGKPCGPVLCSINTDRKEWAKWSKEELIGQLKPMCAGSSLHQKCSSVKQRIISSKQESGAAAGGGTAVGTNVAAGQRAEEADGTEVQNSDVSEGQTEPNPGGGRSRAGGGERRNGRITKPSLLPQSSMEVSSSTSTNQVEVPDTTQSSPLSITSDMADSPALAIGAGLSQSTAVFMSEVTTLTGDSVYSAGHTHLLAATHDSATAGILLAVAPENQRFASFPGGVGLGEGGELVLSSSLDSGGAVSLPETTMTFDPDCFLNNPKQGQTYGGGGGKTEGCNGDDGGLHCSSNGFVYSPTLVNNIKTEATPLEQPLSTQSSYVGEGAGLSPSTTLEQMDFSAVMSSACVPTLTQPSHHPSPSLFLQSSSQTSQPSQLQTNGTEATQESGEAQAYIGLPTVPTDSSVANGDSHTHLHQPRTDQQALCARNGKGSAVGSFPLTPQDTTIDQSGSRGHQEVGGLDKPAENGGELLLKNGDPREAYASVDTEHYLHPTDDNGGEEGGGGGGGGGGENEILCNGVSLSGASSSVVASPQSMATGAIEGALYSSPLPQQGGGVSAATAGAGTAISLEGFEASFGSQFSDLINDFISVEGSGNGVGAAVNGVLMPQEGAAGEEQGTAPGHLQGSEVEQGALGLLQETGRLFGVTDYSPEWSYPEGGVKVLITGPWLESSSEYSCLFDHISVPAALIQPGVLRCYCPAHDTGLVMLQVAMGGEVISSSVVFEYKARDLPALPSSQHDWLSLDDTQFRMSILERLEQMEQRMAEITNQNPSSEAMATKGGGVEGGGATDQQSQISPDQGSFEGRVVVVCEKMMSQPCWASSNQLVHSKNSRGMTLLHLAAAQGYAGLIQTLIRWRTKHADSIDLELEVDPLNVDHFSCTPLMWACALGHTEAALVLYQWDPRALAIPDSLGRLPLNIARSRGHTRLAELLEQLQHSPQTQGQPADTWMDRWRGESQTGGMNNSPSPNPNSELRRTRAGSKPDNQSQSWSQTEHRPHKGTQGEQGGPPPAKRLKPNPDSQQQLANSISGTTPLNSSPGPNPQRSPLSKPLQTQPTNLSCQKAPLASSSLSQPQLPSAPFSHLQARIGRAGGGSRWSLRQTLGQRSLARKILGKERLAVHLRQRVLSDRGEETELLTYQDNADDLQMDITMLADHIVEASTGRLKQEVIEAEIESGKVGISSDVRLLSGYLGEVERFLNSKPQTPSPKPNSLSGPEDQQSPQAKQAPSSPSEWTSFLCAAMKEERLKTDSSCLAMTEAEQGELYETIRHALHSLRKHKGPIQEQRKEIAAVIQRCYKRYKQYALYKRMTLAAILIQSRFRSFHEQRKFQQSRRAAVLIQQYYRSYRHSLSSLLTKKQNQAARKILRFLLRCRHRAREQRKARGPESPPPGPAQSPLSL; encoded by the exons gAAATTGCTGCATATCTCATCACTTTTGAGAAACACGATGAGTGGCTGACGACGTCGCCGAAAACCAG ACCTCAGAATGGCTCTATGATCCTCTACAACCGTAAAAAGGTGAAGTACAGGAAAGATGGGTACTGCtggaagaaaaggaaagatGGCAAGACCACCCGAGAGGATCACATGAAGCTGAAAGTCCAGGGAGTAGAG TGTCTGTATGGCTGCTACGTCCACTCCTCCATCATCCCCACCTTCCATCGTAGATGctattggctgctgcag AACCCAGACATTGTGCTGGTGCACTACCTGAATGTACCGGCGGTGGACGACAGCGGGAAGCCATGCGGCCCTGTCCTCTGCTCCATCAACACCGACAGGAAAGAGTGGGCAAAGTGGAGCAAGGAGGAGCTCATTGGACAACTCAAGCCCATGT GTGCTGGAAGCAGCCTGCATCAGAAATGTTCCAGTGTCAAGCAGCGCATCATCTCCTCCAAGCAGGAGTCAGGAGCGGCAGCAGGAGGGGGAACTGCAGTCGGTACCAATGTAGCAGCGGGCCAGAGAGCTGAGGAAGCAGATGGCACAGAGGTCCAGAACAGCGACGTGTCAGAGGGTCAGACAGAGCCCAATCCTGGAGGGGGGAGGAGCAgagcaggtggaggagagaggaggaatgGCAGGATAACCAAACCCTCCTTACTCCCACAGAGCAGCATGGAGGTGTCTTCTTCTACTTCCACCAACCAGGTGGAGGTCCCTGACACCACCCAGAGCTCCCCGCTGTCAATCACCAGCGACATGGCTGACAGTCCTGCTCTTGCAATTGGAGCGGGCTTATCACAGAGCACAGCTGTGTTCATGTCTGAGGTCACCACGCTCACTGGGGATTCGGTTTACTCCGCTGGCCACACCCACCTGCTGGCAGCTACCCACGACAGTGCCACCGCTGGGATTCTGTTAGCTGTTGCCCCTGAAAACCAGAGATTTGCATCATTTCCTGGTGGAGTAGGATTGGGCGAGGGAGGAGAGTTGGTTCTATCCAGCTCTTTAGACTCTGGTGGAGCAGTCAGCCTTCCTGAAACCACCATGACCTTTGACCCCGATTGCTTCCTCAACAATCCCAAGCAGGGCCAGACATACGGAGGAGGTGGAGGGAAGACTGAGGGCTGTAACGGTGATGATGGAGGCCTCCACTGTTCCTCTAATGGCTTTGTCTACAGCCCAACCCTCGTCAACAACATCAAGACGGAAGCTACACCCCTGGAACAACCGCTGTCCACTCAGAGTAGCTACGTAGGAGAAGGAGCTGGCCTCAGCCCCAGCACCACGCTGGAGCAAATGGATTTCAGTGCCGTCATGTCATCAGCCTGTGTCCCAACCCTGACCCAGCCTTCACACCACCCTTCCCCGAGCCTGTTCCTCCAGTCCTCCTCTCAAACAAGCCAGCCCTCCCAGCTGCAGACCAATGGTACTGAGGCAACCCAGGAATCTGGCGAGGCCCAGGCTTACATAGGCCTGCCCACGGTGCCAACAGACTCTTCAGTTGCCAATGGAGACTCACATACACACCTCCATCAACCCAGGACAGACCAGCAGGCCCTGTGTGCAAGGAATGGGAAAGGATCAGCAGTGGGTTCCTTTCCCCTGACACCGCAGGATACCACTATCGACCAGTCAGGCAGCAGAGGACACCAGGAGGTCGGAGGCCTAGACAAGCCTGCTGAGAATGGGGGAGAGTTACTGCTCAAGAACGGAGATCCTCGTGAAGCTTATGCGAGTGTTGACACCGAGCACTACCTCCATCCCACAGATGACAACGGAGGAGAGGAAGGcggaggaggcggaggaggaggaggaggggaaaaTGAGATCCTTTGTAATGGTGTGAGCTTGTCAGGGGCAAGCAGCTCAGTGGTGGCCAGTCCTCAGTCAATGGCTACAGGCGCCATTGAGGGGGCGCTCTACAGCTCTCCACTTCCTCAGCAAGGTGGGGGGGTGTCAGCTGCAACAGCTGGAGCAGGAACAGCCATCAGTCTGGAAGGCTTTGAGGCTTCTTTTGGAAGCCAGTTTTCTGATCTCATCAATGATTTCATCTCAGTTGAAGGGTCTGGGAATGGGGTCGGGGCAGCTGTCAATGGGGTTCTGATGCCCCAGGAGGGGGCAGCAGGAGAGGAGCAGGGCACAGCACCAGGCCACTTGCAGGGCTCTGAGGTGGAGCAGGGAGCTTTGGGATTGCTCCAGGAGACTGGGAGGCTGTTTGGCGTGACAGACTACTCCCCAGAGTGGTCTTATCCAGAG GGTGGAGTGAAGGTGCTCATAACAGGTCCATGGTTGGAGTCAAGCAGTGAGTACAGCTGTCTTTTCGACCATATCAGCGTTCCCGCTGCCCTCATTCAGCCCGGGGTGCTGCGCTGCTACTGTCCAG CTCATGACACTGGACTAGTGATGCTGCAGGTAGCTATGGGCGGTGAGGTCATCTCTTCCTCTGTGGTGTTTGAATACAAGGCACGCGACCTTCCAGCCCTCCCATCGTCTCAGCACGACTGGCTGTCCCTGGATG ATACCCAGTTCAGGATGTCTATCTTGGAGCGTTTGGAGCAGATGGAACAGAGGATGGCTGAGATAACCAATCAAAATCCCAGCTCAGAAGCCATGGCAACAAAGGGAGGAGGAgtggagggaggaggagctACTGATCAGCAGTCTCAA ATCTCTCCTGATCAGGGGTCATTCGAAGGTCGTGTGGTGGTGGTATGTGAGAAGATGATGTCTCAGCCGTGCTGGGCTTCTTCTAATCAGCTCGTCCACAGTAAGAACTCCAGAGGAATGACTTTACTGCATCTGGCTGCAGCTCAGGGTTATGCGGGACTCATTCAGACACTCATTCGCTGGCG CACAAAGCATGCTGACAGTATTGACCTTGAGCTGGAAGTAGATCCTCTGAACGTAGACCACTTCTCTTGCACTCCATTG ATGTGGGCTTGTGCTCTGGGCCATACTGAGGCGGCATTGGTGCTTTACCAGTGGGATCCAAGAGCTCTAGCTATTCCTGATTCACTGGGACGCTTGCCGCTAAACATTGCCCGATCCCGGGGCCACACTCGATTGGCTGAGCTCTTAGAGCAACTGCAACATAGTCCTCAAACTCAGGGCCAGCCTGCGGACActtggatggatagatggagaGGAGAGTCACAGACCGGTGGGATGAACAACAGCCCCAGCCCTAACCCAAACTCAG AGCTGAGGAGAACCAGGGCAGGAAGCAAGCCAGACAACCAGAGCCAGAGCTGGAGCCAAACAGAACACAGACCCCACAAGGGAACCCAGGGAGAACAGGGAGGTCCACCCCCAGCCAAGAGGCTCAAACCCAACCCAGATTCACAGCAACAGCTAGCTAACTCGATCTCTGGTACCACCCCCCTCAACTCTTCTCCAGGTCCTAATCCTCAACGGTCTCCCCTCTCCAAGCCGCTACAGACTCAACCCACCAACCTCAGCTGTCAGAAGGCACCGCTTGCCAGCTCCAGCCTCAGCCAGCCTCAGCTTCCTAGTGCCCCATTCTCCCACCTGCAGGCCAGGATAGGGAGAGCTGGAGGGGGCAGCAGGTGGAGTCTGAGACAGACTCTGGGGCAGCGTAGCCTCGCCAGGAAGATTTTAGGAAAGGAGCGATTGGCCGTTCACCTGCGTCAAAGAGTGCTGTCTGACAGGGGAGAGGAAACAGAGCTGCTGACCTATCAGGATAATGCAGATGACTTGCAG ATGGACATCACAATGCTAGCTGATCACATTGTGGAGGCTTCAACTGGCAGACTCAAGCAGGAGGTTATTGAAGCAGAAATTGAATCCGGGAAGGTTGGGATCAGCAGTGATGTCAGATTACTGTCTGGTTACCTTGGTGAGGTGGAAAG GTTTCTAAACTCCAAACCTCAGACTCCCAGCCCCAAGCCAAACTCTCTCTCAGGGCCAGAGGATCAGCAAAGTCCTCAGGCTAAGCAAGCCCCATCCTCTCCCTCTGAGTGGACCTCCTTTCTTTGTGCAGCTATGAAGGAGGAGAGGTTGAAAACAGATTCTTCCTGTCTAGCCATGACTGAGGCAGAGCAGGGAGAGCTGTATGAGACCATCAGGCATGCTCTGCACTCCCTCAGAAAACACAAG GGTCCCATTCAGGAACAACGCAAAGAGATTGCAGCAGTGATTCAGCGCTGCTATAAGAGATACAAGCAG TATGCACTTTATAAGAGGATGACCCTGGCAGCCATCTTGATCCAGAGTCGTTTCCGGAGTTTCCATGAACAGAGGAAATTCCAGCAGAGTCGTAGAGCAGCGGTCCTCATCCAGCAATACTACCGCTCCTACAGACACTCTCTCAG cagcctcctaACTAAAAAACAGAACCAGGCTGCTCGCAAGATCCTGAGGTTCCTGCTCCGATGCCGCCACAG GGCCAGAGAGCAGAGAAAGGCCAGGGGTCCTGAGAGCCCACCACCAGGCCCCGCACAGAGCCCCCTCAGCCTGTGA
- the LOC100701441 gene encoding calmodulin-binding transcription activator 1 isoform X4, translating to MAAENKPEGLKKIRNPERMVRIAVGYTGHTPPKSDDTDANNEPGQLKIYLPKKLLECLPKCSSLPKERHRWNTNEEIAAYLITFEKHDEWLTTSPKTRPQNGSMILYNRKKVKYRKDGYCWKKRKDGKTTREDHMKLKVQGVECLYGCYVHSSIIPTFHRRCYWLLQNPDIVLVHYLNVPAVDDSGKPCGPVLCSINTDRKEWAKWSKEELIGQLKPMCAGSSLHQKCSSVKQRIISSKQESGAAAGGGTAVGTNVAAGQRAEEADGTEVQNSDVSEGQTEPNPGGGRSRAGGGERRNGRITKPSLLPQSSMEVSSSTSTNQVEVPDTTQSSPLSITSDMADSPALAIGAGLSQSTAVFMSEVTTLTGDSVYSAGHTHLLAATHDSATAGILLAVAPENQRFASFPGGVGLGEGGELVLSSSLDSGGAVSLPETTMTFDPDCFLNNPKQGQTYGGGGGKTEGCNGDDGGLHCSSNGFVYSPTLVNNIKTEATPLEQPLSTQSSYVGEGAGLSPSTTLEQMDFSAVMSSACVPTLTQPSHHPSPSLFLQSSSQTSQPSQLQTNGTEATQESGEAQAYIGLPTVPTDSSVANGDSHTHLHQPRTDQQALCARNGKGSAVGSFPLTPQDTTIDQSGSRGHQEVGGLDKPAENGGELLLKNGDPREAYASVDTEHYLHPTDDNGGEEGGGGGGGGGGENEILCNGVSLSGASSSVVASPQSMATGAIEGALYSSPLPQQGGGVSAATAGAGTAISLEGFEASFGSQFSDLINDFISVEGSGNGVGAAVNGVLMPQEGAAGEEQGTAPGHLQGSEVEQGALGLLQETGRLFGVTDYSPEWSYPEGGVKVLITGPWLESSSEYSCLFDHISVPAALIQPGVLRCYCPAHDTGLVMLQVAMGGEVISSSVVFEYKARDLPALPSSQHDWLSLDDTQFRMSILERLEQMEQRMAEITNQNPSSEAMATKGGGVEGGGATDQQSQISPDQGSFEGRVVVVCEKMMSQPCWASSNQLVHSKNSRGMTLLHLAAAQGYAGLIQTLIRWRTKHADSIDLELEVDPLNVDHFSCTPLMWACALGHTEAALVLYQWDPRALAIPDSLGRLPLNIARSRGHTRLAELLEQLQHSPQTQGQPADTWMDRWRGESQTGGMNNSPSPNPNSELRRTRAGSKPDNQSQSWSQTEHRPHKGTQGEQGGPPPAKRLKPNPDSQQQLANSISGTTPLNSSPGPNPQRSPLSKPLQTQPTNLSCQKAPLASSSLSQPQLPSAPFSHLQARIGRAGGGSRWSLRQTLGQRSLARKILGKERLAVHLRQRVLSDRGEETELLTYQDNADDLQMDITMLADHIVEASTGRLKQEVIEAEIESGKVGISSDVRLLSGYLGEVERFLNSKPQTPSPKPNSLSGPEDQQSPQAKQAPSSPSEWTSFLCAAMKEERLKTDSSCLAMTEAEQGELYETIRHALHSLRKHKGPIQEQRKEIAAVIQRCYKRYKQYALYKRMTLAAILIQSRFRSFHEQRKFQQSRRAAVLIQQYYRSYRHSLSLLTKKQNQAARKILRFLLRCRHRAREQRKARGPESPPPGPAQSPLSL from the exons gAAATTGCTGCATATCTCATCACTTTTGAGAAACACGATGAGTGGCTGACGACGTCGCCGAAAACCAG ACCTCAGAATGGCTCTATGATCCTCTACAACCGTAAAAAGGTGAAGTACAGGAAAGATGGGTACTGCtggaagaaaaggaaagatGGCAAGACCACCCGAGAGGATCACATGAAGCTGAAAGTCCAGGGAGTAGAG TGTCTGTATGGCTGCTACGTCCACTCCTCCATCATCCCCACCTTCCATCGTAGATGctattggctgctgcag AACCCAGACATTGTGCTGGTGCACTACCTGAATGTACCGGCGGTGGACGACAGCGGGAAGCCATGCGGCCCTGTCCTCTGCTCCATCAACACCGACAGGAAAGAGTGGGCAAAGTGGAGCAAGGAGGAGCTCATTGGACAACTCAAGCCCATGT GTGCTGGAAGCAGCCTGCATCAGAAATGTTCCAGTGTCAAGCAGCGCATCATCTCCTCCAAGCAGGAGTCAGGAGCGGCAGCAGGAGGGGGAACTGCAGTCGGTACCAATGTAGCAGCGGGCCAGAGAGCTGAGGAAGCAGATGGCACAGAGGTCCAGAACAGCGACGTGTCAGAGGGTCAGACAGAGCCCAATCCTGGAGGGGGGAGGAGCAgagcaggtggaggagagaggaggaatgGCAGGATAACCAAACCCTCCTTACTCCCACAGAGCAGCATGGAGGTGTCTTCTTCTACTTCCACCAACCAGGTGGAGGTCCCTGACACCACCCAGAGCTCCCCGCTGTCAATCACCAGCGACATGGCTGACAGTCCTGCTCTTGCAATTGGAGCGGGCTTATCACAGAGCACAGCTGTGTTCATGTCTGAGGTCACCACGCTCACTGGGGATTCGGTTTACTCCGCTGGCCACACCCACCTGCTGGCAGCTACCCACGACAGTGCCACCGCTGGGATTCTGTTAGCTGTTGCCCCTGAAAACCAGAGATTTGCATCATTTCCTGGTGGAGTAGGATTGGGCGAGGGAGGAGAGTTGGTTCTATCCAGCTCTTTAGACTCTGGTGGAGCAGTCAGCCTTCCTGAAACCACCATGACCTTTGACCCCGATTGCTTCCTCAACAATCCCAAGCAGGGCCAGACATACGGAGGAGGTGGAGGGAAGACTGAGGGCTGTAACGGTGATGATGGAGGCCTCCACTGTTCCTCTAATGGCTTTGTCTACAGCCCAACCCTCGTCAACAACATCAAGACGGAAGCTACACCCCTGGAACAACCGCTGTCCACTCAGAGTAGCTACGTAGGAGAAGGAGCTGGCCTCAGCCCCAGCACCACGCTGGAGCAAATGGATTTCAGTGCCGTCATGTCATCAGCCTGTGTCCCAACCCTGACCCAGCCTTCACACCACCCTTCCCCGAGCCTGTTCCTCCAGTCCTCCTCTCAAACAAGCCAGCCCTCCCAGCTGCAGACCAATGGTACTGAGGCAACCCAGGAATCTGGCGAGGCCCAGGCTTACATAGGCCTGCCCACGGTGCCAACAGACTCTTCAGTTGCCAATGGAGACTCACATACACACCTCCATCAACCCAGGACAGACCAGCAGGCCCTGTGTGCAAGGAATGGGAAAGGATCAGCAGTGGGTTCCTTTCCCCTGACACCGCAGGATACCACTATCGACCAGTCAGGCAGCAGAGGACACCAGGAGGTCGGAGGCCTAGACAAGCCTGCTGAGAATGGGGGAGAGTTACTGCTCAAGAACGGAGATCCTCGTGAAGCTTATGCGAGTGTTGACACCGAGCACTACCTCCATCCCACAGATGACAACGGAGGAGAGGAAGGcggaggaggcggaggaggaggaggaggggaaaaTGAGATCCTTTGTAATGGTGTGAGCTTGTCAGGGGCAAGCAGCTCAGTGGTGGCCAGTCCTCAGTCAATGGCTACAGGCGCCATTGAGGGGGCGCTCTACAGCTCTCCACTTCCTCAGCAAGGTGGGGGGGTGTCAGCTGCAACAGCTGGAGCAGGAACAGCCATCAGTCTGGAAGGCTTTGAGGCTTCTTTTGGAAGCCAGTTTTCTGATCTCATCAATGATTTCATCTCAGTTGAAGGGTCTGGGAATGGGGTCGGGGCAGCTGTCAATGGGGTTCTGATGCCCCAGGAGGGGGCAGCAGGAGAGGAGCAGGGCACAGCACCAGGCCACTTGCAGGGCTCTGAGGTGGAGCAGGGAGCTTTGGGATTGCTCCAGGAGACTGGGAGGCTGTTTGGCGTGACAGACTACTCCCCAGAGTGGTCTTATCCAGAG GGTGGAGTGAAGGTGCTCATAACAGGTCCATGGTTGGAGTCAAGCAGTGAGTACAGCTGTCTTTTCGACCATATCAGCGTTCCCGCTGCCCTCATTCAGCCCGGGGTGCTGCGCTGCTACTGTCCAG CTCATGACACTGGACTAGTGATGCTGCAGGTAGCTATGGGCGGTGAGGTCATCTCTTCCTCTGTGGTGTTTGAATACAAGGCACGCGACCTTCCAGCCCTCCCATCGTCTCAGCACGACTGGCTGTCCCTGGATG ATACCCAGTTCAGGATGTCTATCTTGGAGCGTTTGGAGCAGATGGAACAGAGGATGGCTGAGATAACCAATCAAAATCCCAGCTCAGAAGCCATGGCAACAAAGGGAGGAGGAgtggagggaggaggagctACTGATCAGCAGTCTCAA ATCTCTCCTGATCAGGGGTCATTCGAAGGTCGTGTGGTGGTGGTATGTGAGAAGATGATGTCTCAGCCGTGCTGGGCTTCTTCTAATCAGCTCGTCCACAGTAAGAACTCCAGAGGAATGACTTTACTGCATCTGGCTGCAGCTCAGGGTTATGCGGGACTCATTCAGACACTCATTCGCTGGCG CACAAAGCATGCTGACAGTATTGACCTTGAGCTGGAAGTAGATCCTCTGAACGTAGACCACTTCTCTTGCACTCCATTG ATGTGGGCTTGTGCTCTGGGCCATACTGAGGCGGCATTGGTGCTTTACCAGTGGGATCCAAGAGCTCTAGCTATTCCTGATTCACTGGGACGCTTGCCGCTAAACATTGCCCGATCCCGGGGCCACACTCGATTGGCTGAGCTCTTAGAGCAACTGCAACATAGTCCTCAAACTCAGGGCCAGCCTGCGGACActtggatggatagatggagaGGAGAGTCACAGACCGGTGGGATGAACAACAGCCCCAGCCCTAACCCAAACTCAG AGCTGAGGAGAACCAGGGCAGGAAGCAAGCCAGACAACCAGAGCCAGAGCTGGAGCCAAACAGAACACAGACCCCACAAGGGAACCCAGGGAGAACAGGGAGGTCCACCCCCAGCCAAGAGGCTCAAACCCAACCCAGATTCACAGCAACAGCTAGCTAACTCGATCTCTGGTACCACCCCCCTCAACTCTTCTCCAGGTCCTAATCCTCAACGGTCTCCCCTCTCCAAGCCGCTACAGACTCAACCCACCAACCTCAGCTGTCAGAAGGCACCGCTTGCCAGCTCCAGCCTCAGCCAGCCTCAGCTTCCTAGTGCCCCATTCTCCCACCTGCAGGCCAGGATAGGGAGAGCTGGAGGGGGCAGCAGGTGGAGTCTGAGACAGACTCTGGGGCAGCGTAGCCTCGCCAGGAAGATTTTAGGAAAGGAGCGATTGGCCGTTCACCTGCGTCAAAGAGTGCTGTCTGACAGGGGAGAGGAAACAGAGCTGCTGACCTATCAGGATAATGCAGATGACTTGCAG ATGGACATCACAATGCTAGCTGATCACATTGTGGAGGCTTCAACTGGCAGACTCAAGCAGGAGGTTATTGAAGCAGAAATTGAATCCGGGAAGGTTGGGATCAGCAGTGATGTCAGATTACTGTCTGGTTACCTTGGTGAGGTGGAAAG GTTTCTAAACTCCAAACCTCAGACTCCCAGCCCCAAGCCAAACTCTCTCTCAGGGCCAGAGGATCAGCAAAGTCCTCAGGCTAAGCAAGCCCCATCCTCTCCCTCTGAGTGGACCTCCTTTCTTTGTGCAGCTATGAAGGAGGAGAGGTTGAAAACAGATTCTTCCTGTCTAGCCATGACTGAGGCAGAGCAGGGAGAGCTGTATGAGACCATCAGGCATGCTCTGCACTCCCTCAGAAAACACAAG GGTCCCATTCAGGAACAACGCAAAGAGATTGCAGCAGTGATTCAGCGCTGCTATAAGAGATACAAGCAG TATGCACTTTATAAGAGGATGACCCTGGCAGCCATCTTGATCCAGAGTCGTTTCCGGAGTTTCCATGAACAGAGGAAATTCCAGCAGAGTCGTAGAGCAGCGGTCCTCATCCAGCAATACTACCGCTCCTACAGACACTCTCTCAG cctcctaACTAAAAAACAGAACCAGGCTGCTCGCAAGATCCTGAGGTTCCTGCTCCGATGCCGCCACAG GGCCAGAGAGCAGAGAAAGGCCAGGGGTCCTGAGAGCCCACCACCAGGCCCCGCACAGAGCCCCCTCAGCCTGTGA